One genomic segment of bacterium includes these proteins:
- a CDS encoding DUF2007 domain-containing protein produces MAVCPNCKYEYVPGITICPDCNTPLVDASELKNYEELSEQDWALVYTAFSEIKVEMLKKNLQSAGIAASVLSQKDSSFPAPGDLSVVKLFVKKADVPEALEFIQEVTKKDLDSGENGSD; encoded by the coding sequence ATGGCTGTATGTCCAAATTGTAAATATGAATACGTTCCCGGGATAACAATTTGTCCCGACTGTAATACTCCGCTTGTTGATGCATCTGAATTAAAGAATTACGAAGAACTTTCAGAGCAGGATTGGGCTCTTGTTTATACCGCGTTTAGTGAAATCAAGGTTGAGATGTTAAAGAAAAATCTTCAAAGCGCTGGTATTGCTGCATCTGTTCTTTCACAGAAAGATTCAAGTTTTCCCGCTCCTGGCGATTTATCAGTAGTAAAGTTATTCGTTAAAAAAGCTGATGTTCCTGAAGCACTGGAGTTTATTCAGGAAGTAACAAAAAAGGATTTAGATTCCGGGGAAAATGGCAGCGACTGA
- a CDS encoding phosphatidate cytidylyltransferase: protein MAATENFKRVIVSILAIPIILISSYLGGYYFFAFVTIISILSFYEFSLLAKNKNANVNLIFGSLIIFSLLLNGFHKFYDQADLIILVSLLLLAVELFRNNGSAILNLGATFLGIFYIGIFSTTFISIREFYSAGIESNIYGAYLIISILASIWIGDSAAYYGGITFGRHKLFPRVSPKKSWEGAIFGFIFSVGTMILAKVIVLDFLSWQSVVIIGILIGTIGQIGDLVESLLKRDAEVKDSSSIIPGHGGFFDRFDSLLFSAPAIWLYLKYFN from the coding sequence ATGGCAGCGACTGAAAACTTTAAAAGAGTTATCGTTTCAATTCTTGCAATTCCGATAATCCTTATCTCCAGTTATTTGGGAGGTTATTATTTCTTTGCGTTCGTTACGATTATCAGCATACTTTCGTTTTATGAATTCAGTCTGCTTGCAAAAAATAAAAATGCAAATGTGAATTTGATTTTTGGCAGTTTAATTATTTTTTCATTGCTGCTAAACGGGTTTCATAAGTTCTATGATCAGGCTGATTTAATAATATTAGTTTCACTGCTATTGCTTGCAGTAGAATTATTCAGGAATAACGGTTCAGCAATCTTGAACCTCGGTGCAACCTTTCTCGGAATTTTCTATATCGGAATTTTTTCAACAACATTCATTTCCATTCGAGAATTCTACTCAGCTGGTATCGAATCAAATATTTACGGTGCGTACTTAATCATTTCAATTCTTGCTTCTATCTGGATAGGAGATTCCGCCGCTTATTATGGTGGTATTACTTTTGGCAGGCATAAATTATTTCCCCGTGTAAGTCCTAAAAAAAGCTGGGAAGGAGCAATTTTTGGTTTTATTTTCTCGGTCGGGACTATGATTTTGGCGAAGGTGATTGTGCTGGATTTCCTGAGCTGGCAAAGTGTTGTAATCATAGGAATACTTATCGGAACAATTGGACAGATCGGCGATTTGGTAGAATCACTTTTAAAAAGAGATGCAGAAGTAAAAGATTCATCTTCAATAATTCCGGGTCACGGCGGTTTCTTCGATAGGTTTGATTCGTTGTTGTTCAGTGCACCTGCTATCTGGCTGTATCTAAAATATTTCAATTAA
- the rimO gene encoding 30S ribosomal protein S12 methylthiotransferase RimO has protein sequence MKTREKVSVITLGCAKNTVDSERLLRQLQLNNLDLRTNPSEADTVIINTCGFIEAAKEESINTIMSTVASKNSGITKRIFVAGCLSERYRDQLQREIPEVDVFFGTEDYQKIITELGGELKKNLLGERVLSTPSHTAYLKISEGCDHPCSFCAIPIMRGLHKSKSIEELVAETEFLAKNNTKELVLIAQDTTDYGKDLYNKRNIAELILRLSEVNGIKWIRLMYAYPSRFPEKLIDEIKTNEKVCKYIDIPLQHISDNILKSMRRGITSRQTRELLTQLRNEIPGLVLRTTFIVGYPGETEKEFQELCDFVREFKFERVGTFTYSQEENTFSYDLGDPVPEEVKKERQSTLMEIQREISLEKNNDMVGKELKVLVESKEGDFYVGRSYRDAPEVDGEVLIDADDTEIVPGNFYVAQVYDFDEYDLFARIKK, from the coding sequence ATGAAGACGCGGGAAAAAGTTAGTGTAATTACATTAGGTTGTGCCAAAAACACAGTTGATTCAGAAAGATTGCTAAGACAATTGCAGCTTAATAATCTTGACCTTCGCACAAATCCTTCCGAAGCTGATACAGTTATCATAAATACCTGCGGATTTATTGAAGCAGCAAAAGAAGAATCAATCAATACGATAATGAGTACGGTTGCCAGCAAGAATTCAGGAATAACTAAAAGAATTTTTGTAGCTGGATGTTTGTCAGAGCGGTACAGAGATCAGCTTCAGAGAGAAATTCCCGAAGTGGATGTTTTCTTCGGGACGGAAGATTATCAAAAAATAATCACTGAACTCGGTGGTGAACTAAAAAAGAATCTACTAGGTGAAAGAGTTCTTTCAACTCCTTCGCATACAGCTTACTTAAAAATCTCCGAAGGTTGCGATCATCCCTGCTCTTTTTGCGCAATACCAATAATGCGTGGTCTGCATAAATCCAAATCTATTGAAGAGCTTGTTGCTGAAACCGAGTTCCTTGCAAAAAACAATACAAAGGAATTGGTGCTTATAGCACAGGATACAACCGATTATGGAAAAGATCTTTACAATAAAAGAAATATTGCGGAACTTATCTTAAGACTTAGTGAAGTTAATGGAATTAAATGGATCAGGTTGATGTATGCTTATCCATCAAGGTTTCCGGAAAAACTGATAGATGAAATCAAGACTAATGAAAAGGTTTGCAAATACATTGATATTCCATTGCAGCATATATCGGATAATATCTTAAAATCAATGCGGAGAGGAATAACAAGCCGGCAGACTCGGGAATTACTAACTCAGTTAAGGAATGAAATTCCCGGTTTGGTGCTAAGGACAACTTTCATTGTTGGATATCCCGGTGAAACTGAAAAAGAGTTTCAGGAGCTATGTGATTTTGTTCGTGAATTTAAATTTGAAAGAGTAGGAACATTCACTTATTCACAGGAAGAAAATACTTTTAGTTACGATCTTGGTGACCCTGTTCCTGAAGAAGTGAAAAAGGAGCGTCAGAGTACTTTAATGGAAATCCAGCGTGAGATTTCTCTTGAAAAAAATAATGATATGGTCGGAAAAGAACTGAAAGTATTAGTTGAATCTAAGGAGGGAGATTTTTATGTTGGAAGAAGTTACCGGGATGCACCCGAAGTTGATGGAGAAGTTTTAATAGATGCTGATGATACCGAAATTGTTCCGGGTAATTTTTATGTGGCGCAGGTTTATGATTTTGATGAATACGATCTTTTTGCTAGAATTAAGAAATAA
- a CDS encoding GWxTD domain-containing protein: MKKLIIIFVGVFTVLAFTQTDNKSQIPDNKVKYYQDFISFRGTDDKARLDYFVQVPYNAVQFVKTGQGFEASYMMTVSVFDQDNEKLITEKVWNEKIVAISFELTNSPDNFNLGSRSFELSPGVYSVKTTLLDKDSKNEYSTESKINIKQFNELPSLSDIMLISGKTVVDGKSKIVPNVSRNIVTDRDALSMFYEIYSDTVSKLRVDYEIFDENEKRVYNSEEKINIKSGSNQIFHELDSLVLDLGKNLLTITLKDSAGKVIDSSRKTFVSRWKGVPVYITDLDKAIDQMIYLANPEDLSYIKEPEERIEKAKRFVGFWKKQDPNPADEYNPVFNEYYNRVAYANQNFTTYSLEGWRSDRGMVLIILGAPDNIDRHPFEYYAKPYEVWQYYNLNKQFIFTDYSGFGDYRLDPSTPLYGDLYRFRY, from the coding sequence ATGAAAAAGCTGATTATTATTTTCGTTGGAGTTTTTACTGTTCTCGCTTTTACACAGACAGATAATAAATCCCAGATCCCTGACAATAAAGTTAAATACTATCAGGATTTCATTTCTTTCCGGGGAACTGACGACAAAGCAAGACTTGATTACTTTGTCCAGGTACCATATAATGCTGTTCAATTCGTTAAAACTGGTCAGGGTTTTGAAGCTTCGTATATGATGACAGTTTCCGTCTTCGACCAGGACAACGAAAAGCTGATAACTGAAAAAGTTTGGAATGAAAAGATCGTGGCAATAAGTTTTGAACTGACCAACTCACCTGATAATTTTAATCTTGGTTCCCGTTCCTTCGAACTTTCGCCCGGAGTTTATTCTGTAAAAACAACTTTACTGGACAAAGATTCGAAGAATGAATACAGCACTGAAAGTAAAATAAACATAAAACAGTTCAATGAGCTTCCATCGCTAAGTGATATTATGCTGATTTCAGGTAAGACCGTTGTCGATGGAAAATCTAAAATAGTTCCAAATGTTTCAAGAAATATTGTTACCGATAGAGATGCACTCTCAATGTTTTATGAAATTTATTCTGACACCGTCTCAAAACTGCGTGTGGATTATGAGATATTTGATGAAAATGAAAAGCGGGTATACAACTCGGAGGAAAAGATAAATATTAAGTCTGGCAGCAACCAGATTTTTCACGAACTTGATTCGCTGGTACTCGATCTTGGAAAGAATCTGCTGACAATAACATTGAAAGATTCAGCAGGAAAGGTGATTGATTCATCCAGAAAAACATTTGTATCACGCTGGAAAGGTGTACCTGTTTACATAACTGATCTTGATAAAGCGATCGACCAGATGATTTACCTGGCAAACCCGGAAGATTTATCTTATATAAAAGAACCGGAAGAACGTATTGAAAAAGCAAAAAGATTTGTTGGATTTTGGAAAAAGCAGGATCCAAACCCTGCAGATGAATACAATCCCGTTTTCAACGAATACTATAACAGAGTTGCTTATGCGAATCAGAATTTCACAACCTATTCGCTGGAAGGATGGAGATCTGATCGTGGAATGGTTTTAATTATTCTCGGAGCTCCGGATAATATCGATCGTCATCCATTTGAGTATTATGCTAAACCGTACGAAGTCTGGCAATATTATAATCTTAACAAGCAGTTTATATTTACAGATTATTCAGGTTTTGGTGATTACAGGTTAGACCCAAGCACACCACTTTATGGAGATTTGTATAGGTTTCGGTACTAA
- a CDS encoding glycosyltransferase family 39 protein — MKKLFSSSLLLFSTSVYFLLMLPRMLSYGMFFDGVTYASIARNMAEGYGSMWKPYYTETVYKIFYEQPTFGIWLESFAYRIFGNSGLIEQFWGFIAGLIVLFLLVLIWKEADNAENNNQSSWSLVLLFTSIPLFTWLFSSNMLEITMTVFILAASYTSIKSIKETKNFKIFIYAAASGICISVAVLSKGPVGFYPLIIPLVAFFTLRDIKLSKALVITSFILGTLGAVTLIILSNKEASTFLSKYLETQLFASLSGTRKNVETPLDALRVINREIMVPIIIAILFSIVFIIKDRFKFYLKADKVFWLYFFIALCGSLPIMLSSKQMGWYLFPSFPFYTLAIARLFENYSIRLNNITVENARTRRIVTTVAIIFFITSISIMFFENNSLRKNKEFHHDFSVQTLSYRKE, encoded by the coding sequence ATGAAAAAATTATTTTCAAGTTCATTATTACTTTTCTCTACTTCAGTATATTTTCTTTTAATGTTGCCGCGAATGTTAAGTTATGGAATGTTTTTTGATGGTGTTACGTATGCAAGCATCGCCAGGAATATGGCAGAAGGATACGGCAGCATGTGGAAACCATATTACACCGAAACTGTGTACAAAATATTTTATGAACAGCCGACGTTTGGTATATGGCTAGAATCATTTGCTTACAGGATTTTTGGAAATTCTGGTCTGATCGAACAATTCTGGGGCTTCATAGCCGGTTTGATTGTTCTGTTTCTTTTAGTATTAATATGGAAGGAAGCAGATAATGCAGAAAATAATAATCAAAGTTCATGGTCATTGGTATTATTGTTTACATCGATTCCTCTTTTTACCTGGTTATTCTCCAGTAATATGCTTGAAATTACCATGACGGTTTTTATTTTAGCAGCATCATATACTTCAATCAAATCAATTAAGGAAACAAAGAATTTCAAAATTTTTATATATGCTGCTGCGAGTGGAATTTGCATCTCGGTTGCTGTACTTTCCAAAGGCCCAGTTGGATTCTATCCATTGATTATCCCGCTAGTGGCCTTCTTCACACTCAGAGATATAAAACTCAGCAAGGCACTCGTTATAACTTCTTTTATACTTGGAACATTGGGAGCAGTAACATTAATCATTCTTTCAAACAAAGAAGCATCGACTTTTTTATCGAAATATCTTGAGACTCAGTTATTCGCAAGTCTATCAGGAACCCGGAAAAATGTTGAAACTCCTTTAGACGCATTGCGAGTAATTAACCGTGAAATTATGGTTCCTATAATTATAGCAATACTATTCTCAATTGTTTTCATTATTAAAGATAGGTTTAAGTTCTATTTAAAAGCAGATAAAGTATTTTGGTTATATTTCTTTATAGCACTTTGCGGCAGTTTACCTATTATGTTAAGTTCTAAACAGATGGGATGGTATTTATTTCCTTCCTTCCCTTTCTATACTCTGGCAATTGCCCGTTTGTTCGAAAATTATTCAATCAGATTAAACAACATTACAGTAGAGAATGCCAGAACCAGACGAATAGTTACCACAGTTGCGATTATATTTTTTATTACATCAATATCAATAATGTTTTTTGAAAATAATTCTTTGAGGAAAAACAAAGAATTTCATCATGATTTTTCTGTACAAACATTAAGCTACCGGAAAGAGTGA